CAAACGCGACTGGTATAGTTCTCGTGTTTATAGGGCTAGGATGCTTAATAAGTGCTCCAGGTGTAAGTGTACTTAAAGATTTATATGGTTATTCGGTGGCATTTTATGTATCCGGAGTCTTTATTATTGTGGGAGGTATAATTATGTTACCTATAAAAGTCATGTgtgaaaaggaaaataaaataaataacttaacaaGATCGCAGCCACCAAAATCTTCAAAAAAtggagataaataaaaaaataaaaaaaatgaaaattctagTCACAGAAATCAAAACGTAAACTTTTGACTAAGTGACTGAGGGCCGTCACACACCTAACGAGACGCAGCAAAGAGCATGATCGCGAAGATTTCTAAATGACCATTAGGCACATAGGGCAAATAAAAGATGCGCGAACATCCGCGAGTATAAGTCACAGTCTAGCGACGGTTGCAATGCTTTCCTACCAGGAAATAGTTTTACAatatgttatattaattaaagttataataatgaaagttTCCTTAATTATTCAACTACATTTTAACTTTAAGGAGGTCAGTCACAAATGTGCTAGCCTCGCGAGATAAACACCGGTCTATAAagttgtttgtaatttttgtaatgaTTGTAGTTTTTATAGGTCACACATCATTGTGTTAGAAACTgtagacaaaataatatactactgCTTATTTCAattgtttagtatttttatgttaaaaaatgtaatattgttatattataaattgtttggtgTATCTATTCGTATTTTATTTGCATCATCAGATATACCCCAGTTATATACATAAAAACCGTTGTATATCAACACCGTGAACGGtgatatttttaccaaaaattgaaatatttgcaAGGTGCGAGAGAATATGCATTTTCAAGGCAAGTTTACTCCAATCCCTCGAGATCTTTCGCGGAAACTAGCATAGATGTTGCACCATAACCTCTTCTATCTTTCAGTTACactcccattaaaatcggttcggAGATTAGCTCGGATAAAGAAGAAAGACAAACAGATGgatggaaattttaaaaaagcctgataatgttttagtatttttgtaaaaaaaacagagttattttgaaattataaagaaGTACCTATTGTTATCCACACGAAGCagtttgcaaaaaatatttttgaagtaaaactttgctGGACTTGGGGTGTAATGAGCGCGTTAAGGGGTAACTTACAAAataacattacaaaaatatttatttctctcAAGCCCTTTCATTTCATATGCGGTTTGctaaatctcacctgatggtaatagTACAATCATTTGGTAGTTTTATCTAGAAAGTTTACCGGGAAAAGTGGTAATATCATAGATTTTGATTTGATCTTTGCGAATTTCAACTTTGTCACCTCGTATCTATACCGCTCGCCATTTTGGAGAAATAGCGATAAAATGAAAACAGCCAAACtctaattaagaaaaacctcaaatAGCCCAGTTggagatcaaacccaggactttcgtcttgtaaatccaacgcgcatgaCCACCattactgcgccacggaggccatatTCATGAGATGTAACTCAAAGATTATATTACTTTCTAAAGCTTAAGTTGTTGCAGAGATTGGTCGCCAAAGTTGGTTGTTTCTATGTCGGGAATGTGTGATAGCAACttgaaaaacatatatttttaatttttgatttagttatttagttaaaaaattaaaatatcagatAAGAAAtcattgtatatattttcatgtattttgtcgtattaatttatagttttttttttttagattaaataatagtatcgtatacaaaacataataatagttatttttattttttatgacagCAACACTGTAGAACTGTTCATGTTCGAGCGCATTTTGTTCTGTCTTCACCGGCCGCCATACTCAAACAAAAAGGTTGAGATGAAAAGATAAATTTACCTTTATTGGAGCTTGTTGAAAGTGTTTTAATTTGCTAAATGAGTTCTAAATCAGATGTAAACAGAAGAGTACTCGCCATTCAGGCGAAAAAGAAAAGGCATAAACTCGGTAAGAAGAAAAATCGCGAGGAAGACATCGGCGCTGGTGGACAAGGAAACGGGCTGCGCAATCAAAACCAGAATCGCCTCGAACCGACTCACAGTTCGTCCAACGAGACCATCGAGGAGGACGAGGATGAGCAATACGCCAGCGATGACGAGGAGCAGGAGGACAGCGCTGACTACTGCAAGGGTGGTTACCACCCCGTCAAAATCGGCGATTTGTTCCTCAACCGGTACCACGTCACTAGGAAGTTGGGCTGGGGGCACTTCTCCACCGTGTGGCTGTGCTGGGATCTGGTCGACAAGCGCTTCGTAGCTCTAAAAGTCGTCAAGTCGGCACCACACTTCACGGAAACCGCTCTAGATGAAATTAAGATATTGAAATCGGTTCGCGATAGCGATCCGGCCGATCCGAAGAGAAACAAAACTGTCCAGCTGCTGAACGATTTTAAAATCACGGGCGTGAACGGCACTCACGTGTGTATGGTGTTCGAAGTCTTGGGGCATCATCTCTTGAAGCTGATACTGAAGTCTAATTACAGAGGTATTCCTCGCGACAACGTCAAAACTATCATACACCAAGTGCTGGAGGGCCTAGATTATCTTCAtactaaatgtaaaataattcatACAGATATAAAACCTGAAAATGTGTTAGTGTGTGTGGATGAAGCGTATATTCGTAAGTTAGCGGCGGAAGCCACCGAGTTACATTCCCTGGGCCTCCGGTTACCCCACTCCCTCATCAGCACCGCACCTAAGGAGTTCCAAGAACAGGTAGTTACTGGTAAAATGAGtaggaataaaaagaaaaaattgaagAAAAAAGCAAAACGGCAGTCTATGCTTCTCAAAAAGCAAATGGAACAAATAGAAGAAATAGAGGAACAAAAAAAGGTTACAGACTCTGCACCAATGTCACAAGACAACGATGACTCCCCGCAGACACCTGAAGAGGAGAGCGTCATTGAGAATACTCACTCAGAGAATGAGCCAAGTGTGAATGGTTGTAATGATAGTGAAAAGGCAGACGATGAAGCTTTCGACACAGATGCAGAAGCTGTACAGGTAAGGAACAAACAGTATGGTTGTGGAGATGATACAGGTACTCCTATGTCTGAGGGAGAAATGACTGATACACCACCGTCATTCATATCTCAGATCAAGGACAAGTCTCTGGATAAGAGACCCGACCCAGCTTTTGATATTTGTGATGTAGAAGTAAAAATAGCAGATTTAGGTAATGCTTGTTGGGTTCATCGACACTTCACTGAGGACATTCAAACTAGGCAGTACCGCTCCCTGGAAGTTTTGTTGAGTGCTGGCTACGGTACTTCAGCGGACATATGGAGCACTGCATGTATGGCGTTTGAGCTGGCAACGGGAGATTACCTCTTTGAGCCACACTCAGGAGATGGCTACAGTCGGGACGAGGACCACCTAGCACACATTATTGAACTGCTCGGAGACATTCCTAAAAGAATTGCAGCTTCAGGAaagtattcaaaaatatttttcaataaaaaaggtGAATTGAGAAATATCACAGGGTTGAAGCCTTGGGGCTTAGTTTCCGTTCTCACTGAGAAGTATGAGTGGAGTCAAAATGATGCAGAGGAGTTTGCTGATTTTTTAAAGCCTATGTTAGATTTTGACCCCAATCGGCGAGCCACTGCATACGAGTGCCTTCAACACCCCTGGTTGAAGCTGTCGAAGCCGGAACTCACCGAGTCTGAGGAATGAATGCTCTCTGTTGCTGTGAATGTTATATCATTCATGAAATCAGTAGTGTCATCTTAACTAAGTATttcaatgttttatgttttaatcaAAGTTTATTTATGGATTTGTTTGTGAATAGTCTAATTTGTAACTAGATTGTTTTGTTAGCAGTCCTTGATTTTCGAATTAAATTGTGTGCAAATAGTCGAATGATGATGCATAATATTGTTTAGACACATTTGACAGTAGACATGTATATAATACACCTGCTGATCAAACTAGTAGCATCGATTAATTAGATTGGCATTTATAAATCCCCAAATTCCAAAATTGTACAGATAGATGTAGAAAAATTGTGATGTATGATGACATATAGACAATATAGGTTGGTCACattaataaacatttagaaTAAAATAGTTGACATAGTTGCACTAAACACCACCTAGGATGTGAGGAAACCTATGCAAGTCATGCATGCATGTAGCCATTCTGGTAGTATGTATGTTCACATAGTTTAAGTTTGTCTTTTATCACtatcacaataaaaatctcATAATGTAAACTTAGAAGTAAGACAGTAATTGTAAAGCCACATTTCCGAGACTGcctttttatatttgaatgagtcatttaaaattgtatatgaaTGGAGTCAGCTGTAACTGAGAGGCAGTGAGACAGTGACCTTATGCCCGttaatagttatattatttaccatagATCCCAATTTACATGaccataatttgtattaattatatctgcaaatttacataaataaaattacgaaaAGAGCTTGTTATTATggatttttcaatttagtaacctttatattttctatcacaattaagatacaaaaataaaacacatctataattattattcatacaaTATGTATTGTGTTGTGTTAACTTTATGATATAATACATTCATATACATTGTTACATAGAATATGGACTGGGGCCTAATACATGTATGGTTTCCATAAAGGTGGGGCAGGAAGTGTTGTTACTTAGGAGTTGGTTACTCCAATGAAAACTCCCAAAGAGTGTATTGTACGCTAACAATTGGGCCATTACATGAACATCATATTGTTGTAGTTACCTAACTAAACACATTTGGTATACAGAAATAGTTGTGCTTAATCAAGATCACCACACTATTATAATTccattgtaaaatttataactttataCAAGAACAATAAAAGATGTTTGTCTTTTATCTGAAGTTAATACCTCTATCTCTCTACTAATAAGTTTCTATCATTCTCATTGAATACAccatcattataaaaaaatagatattattattttatttatttgtacacttTCAAGAGGTTAGAGATGTTCATTTTTTTTGTACTGATAAACCTAGACCACTCTAAacattcttttctttctttctttttaaattatttgccaCTAATTTTACTGTACTGTCATTGttgaatttcaatcaaaataggTTCATTAggtattaaatttttcttcattaatatttaactaagaCACTTTTTAGCTGCTTAATCATGTTCGTTCTATCTgtattcacatacatttttattatcatgGAGTCCCACAGCTACCTACATGTAAATCCAATCAATAGAGTCTACAAGCAAAGTTGAGAAGGAACCGTGAATGCAGTTTAAAGACAATGGTAGGTAACAGAAGAGTGGGAATACAATGGGCCCTATCCATGAGGAAAAACTTAAAGACtggtaaaaattttaaacatttcatTCTAGGTATATTTTACGGAACCGTTTCCGTCGATCAAGTGATCAAATACAAGATATTCGCAGCTGCGAATTAATTGCAAGTTTTTTGTAGATAtgtcaagtacctacctattttgtaGGTATATAGGTCAAGAAGGTAAAGAAACCTACGTATAagaaggtaaataaaaaaacgaaaaattacaGTCATACCTACGGTATTTTGCTTCGTAGGTACCGGAAATGACCGCTGACTGCATCATTATGGTCCTGCTGAGTTTAGTGAAGGTGAAAAAGAGGTCTGTTGTATGTGGCTTGCATTATCAAATTGTAAAATTGATGATTATGGCTCAAGTTACTGTAATATTAGGGTAATAGGTATTCTTTAattcttgtaaaataatttgaatttttaaaagtactACCAACGACATCTATTGAGCATTCATGTAACTATTTCTGCCTTATGTAAGTTAGTAAATACTTGTATGAGGTCTCAATAGATGTCACTAATGAAAACTTTCGAATTATGCGCGCTCTACACTAAAACCGAAATGCATTTGAAGGCATCGCGTCACCGCTTTGATTTTcttcaaatcaaaaatcttCGTGAACTCGTCAATCCTAGACTAATGAAGGATTAAATTATCTACCTGCCATAGTAAGTTGCTTTTGCATTACCTGGTTACATTACAAAATTGATACAAAAAAGGAGTAAGTAAATGATATAATTGTAGGTAGACAGAAAAATTGCTAGTATCTTTCTAAAGGCGCGTTTTAAGCGTTGATTTGGTTGGTTGGAATGTCAAATTCCCAAGGATCTTACTTCAATAATATTTAGTTATGTGTGCTGTGAAGCTTAAGTATCTACAACTTTGGTAATATGATATCATCTTACATAGATGATTACTCTTtcagcacagaaaacatatgtacaaggtttCAGTAAATAAGATGCATACTACTACTGCTCgaaatgactagttctaacgattagTGCCATTTTTTGTTGGCCCTCACTTTCAAAAATGGCCTATAATGAATATCCTTAAGCAGGgtgatagtttatagttagtagatccCCGCTAAGagcggattttgcgacagggctggattaaggaggtctaaaggcggaagaaatcgcaggcgtccgccAGTTCTCTATTAAAATATCAGCtcagagtttttttttcttttttttttattatttacaagttagcccttgactacaatctcacctgatggtaagtgatgatgctgtctaagatggaagcgggctaacttgttaggaggaggacgaaaatccacacccctttcggtttctacacggcatcgtaccggaacgctaaatcgcttggcggtacgtcttttgccggtagggtggtaactagccacggccgaagcctcttaccagccagacctggaccaattaagaaaatctcaatctgcccagccggggatcgaacccaggacctccgttttgtaaatccaccgcgcataccactgcgccacgaaggccgtcaaaagagtTGCCGACCGTTTAGTTGAGGTGTTACAACCCCGTCcatcggagagcacgttaaatcgTTGTTAGGTACCGGGACCAACAGCATTACCAAGAACATCTGATCAGAGCTAAACATCCCAAGCCCGCCAATCCGTATTAGACCAGCCTTGTGTGTCTAAGCTTTACCTCTACATCCCTTCCTCTAAGGAGAGAGGCATGACTGGACCTGGAGTGGACCGTTGAAATAAGCTGATAAGAATGATGATGTGTCATCAAATTGTCGtgtgtaatttaatttcatcGACGACCACTTCACCGGGATTCAGCGTTTAGCGATGTACCCGCTCTAACATAATATGCTTtactatagcttgacaacttcgttcgtaacacttccgatgccgcgcgggccgggaggcgtgtagcgatgaatgaaaccCACCCACGCACGCTTctccctgtcgcccgcatatcaagggagtgttatcaacgaacgtgcatcagtcgtggggttttcattcatcgctacacgccccctggcccGCACGGACCATCGGAGGTAATACGAATTAACTTGTCCAGCTATAGGTAGTCTATTATTAGtgtcataatagaattccatatcgatAGCCCAGAAGgcgcaatttatttttttcattttattcaattttatgttttttttttcagggagCACCAGATTAATTGAGAGTCttgattacattttacaatttttttctttcacacataAGGGGCCCATATAGTCTATCGGCCTATCATTGATACAACGGTAGCTACGCCATGACTGTACGCCACAAACTTTGAACCT
The DNA window shown above is from Bicyclus anynana chromosome 15, ilBicAnyn1.1, whole genome shotgun sequence and carries:
- the LOC112052124 gene encoding SRSF protein kinase 3, producing MSSKSDVNRRVLAIQAKKKRHKLGKKKNREEDIGAGGQGNGLRNQNQNRLEPTHSSSNETIEEDEDEQYASDDEEQEDSADYCKGGYHPVKIGDLFLNRYHVTRKLGWGHFSTVWLCWDLVDKRFVALKVVKSAPHFTETALDEIKILKSVRDSDPADPKRNKTVQLLNDFKITGVNGTHVCMVFEVLGHHLLKLILKSNYRGIPRDNVKTIIHQVLEGLDYLHTKCKIIHTDIKPENVLVCVDEAYIRKLAAEATELHSLGLRLPHSLISTAPKEFQEQVVTGKMSRNKKKKLKKKAKRQSMLLKKQMEQIEEIEEQKKVTDSAPMSQDNDDSPQTPEEESVIENTHSENEPSVNGCNDSEKADDEAFDTDAEAVQVRNKQYGCGDDTGTPMSEGEMTDTPPSFISQIKDKSLDKRPDPAFDICDVEVKIADLGNACWVHRHFTEDIQTRQYRSLEVLLSAGYGTSADIWSTACMAFELATGDYLFEPHSGDGYSRDEDHLAHIIELLGDIPKRIAASGKYSKIFFNKKGELRNITGLKPWGLVSVLTEKYEWSQNDAEEFADFLKPMLDFDPNRRATAYECLQHPWLKLSKPELTESEE